From Brienomyrus brachyistius isolate T26 chromosome 18, BBRACH_0.4, whole genome shotgun sequence, one genomic window encodes:
- the asl gene encoding argininosuccinate lyase isoform X2, which produces MTGQEGNKLWGGRFAGSTDPIMEKFNASISYDKRMWDADIRGSKGYVKALQKAGLVSQEEMEKIAQGLDKISGEWAAGTFAIQPFDEDIHTANERRLKELIGDTAGKLHTGRSRNDQVVTDMRIWLRDAISTLKGDIMQLISTMLERAAAHAVALSRDTDHLVEIRRRVNILPLGSGAIAGNPFKIDRELLRKELSFDDVSINSMDAIGQRDFVAEFLFWASLCLTHLSKMSEDLILYTTKEFSFVSLSDAYSTGSSLMPQKKNADSLELIRSKAGRVFGRCAGFLMTLKGLPSTYNKDLQEDKEAMFDCYDTLHDVFQVARGVISTLTINPRVMEAALSPDMLATDLAYYLVRKGVPFRDAHGCSGKAVSLAESKNIPVNQLTLEDLRTVSPLFDSDVSVVWDYTSSVEQYSAPGGTARSSVSAQIQHLRDWMKASGN; this is translated from the exons ATGACAGGACAGGAG GGAAACAAGCTGTGGGGCGGGAGATTTGCTGGGAGCACTGACCCGATCATGGAAAAGTTCAACGCCTCCATCAGTTACGACAAGCGCATGTGGGACGCAGATATCCGAGGCAGCAAGGGCTACGTGAAGGCACTGCAGAAAGCCGGACTGGTCAGTCAAGAGGAGATGGAGAAGATAGCGCAGGGCTTGGACAAG ATTTCTGGCGAGTGGGCAGCAGGAACCTTCGCGATCCAGCCCTTTGACGAGGACATTCACACAGCCAATGAGAGAAGGCTGAAG GAGCTGATAGGAGACACGGCTGGGAAGCTCCACACTGGCCGAAGCAGGAATGATCAG GTGGTGACTGACATGAGGATTTGGCTGCGTGATGCCATCTCAACTCTGAAGGGTGACATCATGCAGCTCATTAGCACCATGTTGGAGCGGGCTGCAGC ccatGCAGTTGCCCTCAGCAGAGACACGGATCACCTGGTGGAGATTCGAAGACGGGTGAACATCTTACCCTTAGGAAG TGGTGCCATTGCTGGCAACCCATTTAAGATTGACCGGGAGCTTCTCCGTAAAG AGCTGTCCTTTGACGATGTCAGTATAAACAGCATGGATGCTATTGGACAGAGAGATTTTGTGG CTGAATTTCTGTTCTGGGCCTCTCTGTGTCTGACACACTTGAGCAAGATGTCCGAGGATCTCATTTTGTACACCACAAAGGAATTTTCCTTCGTCAGCCTCTCTGATGCCTACAG CACCGGCAGCAGCCTAATGCCCCAGAAGAAGAACGCAGACAGCCTGGAACTGATACGCAGCAAAGCTGGACGAGTGTTTGGTCGG TGTGCTGGATTTCTGATGACCCTGAAAGGACTCcccagcacatataacaaagacCTGCAG GAGGATAAAGAGGCAATGTTTGATTGCTATGATACGCTGCATGACGTCTTCCAGGTGGCCAGGGGGGTCATTTCCACACTGACA ATTAATCCCAGAGTAATGGAGGCAGCTTTGAGTCCTGATATGCTGGCCACTGACCTGGCCTACTACCTTGTCAGAAAAGGG GTGCCATTCAGAGATGCTCATGGCTGCTCTGGGAAAGCAGTTTCCCTGGCCGAGTCCAAGAATATTCCCGTCAACCAGCTGACTCTGGAAGACCTCCGTACAGTCAG CCCCTTGTTTGACAGCGACGTATCTGTGGTGTGGGACTACACCAGCAGTGTGGAACAGTACAGCGCCCCCGGAGGCACTGCCCGGAGCAGTGTGTCTGCCCAGATTCAGCATCTTCGCGACTGGATGAAAGCAAGCGGGAACTAA
- the asl gene encoding argininosuccinate lyase isoform X1, which yields MTGQEGNKLWGGRFAGSTDPIMEKFNASISYDKRMWDADIRGSKGYVKALQKAGLVSQEEMEKIAQGLDKISGEWAAGTFAIQPFDEDIHTANERRLKELIGDTAGKLHTGRSRNDQVVTDMRIWLRDAISTLKGDIMQLISTMLERAAAEIDVLFPGYTHMQRAQPIRWSHWILSHAVALSRDTDHLVEIRRRVNILPLGSGAIAGNPFKIDRELLRKELSFDDVSINSMDAIGQRDFVAEFLFWASLCLTHLSKMSEDLILYTTKEFSFVSLSDAYSTGSSLMPQKKNADSLELIRSKAGRVFGRCAGFLMTLKGLPSTYNKDLQEDKEAMFDCYDTLHDVFQVARGVISTLTINPRVMEAALSPDMLATDLAYYLVRKGVPFRDAHGCSGKAVSLAESKNIPVNQLTLEDLRTVSPLFDSDVSVVWDYTSSVEQYSAPGGTARSSVSAQIQHLRDWMKASGN from the exons ATGACAGGACAGGAG GGAAACAAGCTGTGGGGCGGGAGATTTGCTGGGAGCACTGACCCGATCATGGAAAAGTTCAACGCCTCCATCAGTTACGACAAGCGCATGTGGGACGCAGATATCCGAGGCAGCAAGGGCTACGTGAAGGCACTGCAGAAAGCCGGACTGGTCAGTCAAGAGGAGATGGAGAAGATAGCGCAGGGCTTGGACAAG ATTTCTGGCGAGTGGGCAGCAGGAACCTTCGCGATCCAGCCCTTTGACGAGGACATTCACACAGCCAATGAGAGAAGGCTGAAG GAGCTGATAGGAGACACGGCTGGGAAGCTCCACACTGGCCGAAGCAGGAATGATCAG GTGGTGACTGACATGAGGATTTGGCTGCGTGATGCCATCTCAACTCTGAAGGGTGACATCATGCAGCTCATTAGCACCATGTTGGAGCGGGCTGCAGC AGAGATCGACGTCCTGTTTCCTGGTTATACCCACATGCAGAGGGCCCAACCAATCAGGTGGAGCCACTGGATTCTCAG ccatGCAGTTGCCCTCAGCAGAGACACGGATCACCTGGTGGAGATTCGAAGACGGGTGAACATCTTACCCTTAGGAAG TGGTGCCATTGCTGGCAACCCATTTAAGATTGACCGGGAGCTTCTCCGTAAAG AGCTGTCCTTTGACGATGTCAGTATAAACAGCATGGATGCTATTGGACAGAGAGATTTTGTGG CTGAATTTCTGTTCTGGGCCTCTCTGTGTCTGACACACTTGAGCAAGATGTCCGAGGATCTCATTTTGTACACCACAAAGGAATTTTCCTTCGTCAGCCTCTCTGATGCCTACAG CACCGGCAGCAGCCTAATGCCCCAGAAGAAGAACGCAGACAGCCTGGAACTGATACGCAGCAAAGCTGGACGAGTGTTTGGTCGG TGTGCTGGATTTCTGATGACCCTGAAAGGACTCcccagcacatataacaaagacCTGCAG GAGGATAAAGAGGCAATGTTTGATTGCTATGATACGCTGCATGACGTCTTCCAGGTGGCCAGGGGGGTCATTTCCACACTGACA ATTAATCCCAGAGTAATGGAGGCAGCTTTGAGTCCTGATATGCTGGCCACTGACCTGGCCTACTACCTTGTCAGAAAAGGG GTGCCATTCAGAGATGCTCATGGCTGCTCTGGGAAAGCAGTTTCCCTGGCCGAGTCCAAGAATATTCCCGTCAACCAGCTGACTCTGGAAGACCTCCGTACAGTCAG CCCCTTGTTTGACAGCGACGTATCTGTGGTGTGGGACTACACCAGCAGTGTGGAACAGTACAGCGCCCCCGGAGGCACTGCCCGGAGCAGTGTGTCTGCCCAGATTCAGCATCTTCGCGACTGGATGAAAGCAAGCGGGAACTAA